A window of the Planococcus citri chromosome 4, ihPlaCitr1.1, whole genome shotgun sequence genome harbors these coding sequences:
- the LOC135842998 gene encoding fatty acyl-CoA reductase wat-like, whose protein sequence is MEEDLGISPTDREIIEKEVEIIFHTAATVKFNAVLREATYINIRTLNVLLDMAKNMKNLKAFVHVSTAFSSMIRTKIIEEKFYEPLFKADKFLTLVECIDDSVLDELTPILIKPFPNTYVFTKSIAEDLCREKGSGIPLCIFRPAGIISCFKEPLPGWINNAYGSVGYYYGIAIGVLKVAYTRVHSNAPVVPGDFTINACILSAYHVNKSWENRPNDGSNFNIPIINYSNCFTKFALTWKSFLDRVKKGVKKYPFYSMVTLPSVVIVSNSILYRLATIIFYWIPAIILDSFLMISCKKPKFRKLYQGVLEFVDLLAPFSLGEWIIKIGNINEIYSRLSEKDKEIFYCDLDELNIEEYIEIFILGMRRYLAKENDDTLQKAFRKRRRLIILNYVLATVLIVIFVSLLMRLF, encoded by the exons ATGGAGGAAGATTTAGGTATTTCCCCAACAGATCGAGAAATCATAGAAAAAGAAGTAGAAATCATATTTCATACAGCTGCCACCGTTAAATTCAATGCTGTCTTAAGAGAAGCAACATACATTAATATCAGAACCTTGAATGTTTTATTAGACAtggcaaaaaatatgaaaaacttgAAG gctTTCGTGCACGTTTCAACTGCTTTTTCTTCGATGATCAGGacgaaaattattgaagaaaaattttacgagCCACTTTTCAAAGCTGACAAATTTCTAACATTGGTGGAATGCATTGACGATTCAGTTTTGGATGAACTTACGCCGAT ATTAATAAAACCTTTTCCAAATACCTACGTGTTTACGAAATCAATCGCCGAAGATTTATGTCGAGAAAAAGGCTCCGGAATACCTTTATGCATTTTCAGACCAGCAGGAA TTATATCCTGTTTCAAAGAACCTCTTCCAGGATGGATAAATAATGCCTATGGTAGTGTCGGATACTATTATGGTATTGCAATTGGCGTCTTAAAAGTAGCATATACAAGAGTACACTCAAATGCACCTGTCGTTCCTGGAGATTTTACTATAAATGCGTGCATCCTCTCAGCATATCACGTAAATAAATCTTG gGAGAATCGACCGAACGATGGATCGAATTTCAATATACCTATAATAAATTATAGCAATTGTTTCACCAAGTTTGCACTTACTTGGAAAAGCTTTTTGGACAGAGTTAAGAAAGGCGTGAAAAAATATCCTTTTTACAGCATG GTGACATTGCCCAGTGTTGTGATTGTCAGTAACTCAATTCTTTATCGATTAGCAACAATCATCTTCTATTGGATCCCAGCAATCAtccttgattcatttttgatgatttcttgCAAAAAGCCCAA atttagaAAATTGTATCAAGGCGTACTAGAGTTCGTCGATCTACTGGCACCATTTAGCTTGGGAGAATGGATCATAAAAATTGGTAACATCAATGAAATATACTCGAGATTATCTGAAAAAGACAAGGAAATATTTTACTGCGACTTGGACGAGCTGAATATAGAGGAatacattgaaattttcattctgggGATGCGTCGATATTTGGCCAAAGAAAATGATGACACTTTGCAGAAAGCTTTTAGAAAACGTCGAAG attaataattttgaattacgtCCTCGCCACTGTCCTAATTGTGATATTTGTGAGCTTATTGATGAGATTATTTTAA